From a region of the Bermanella marisrubri genome:
- a CDS encoding alpha-L-glutamate ligase-like protein has protein sequence MIYPWILKQRGILGMNKRNIDYISRYNPRRLYPLVDDKLQSKLLAEEANIPVPELITTLKSQHDVAYLKNKLEGCSGFAIKPAKGSGGKGIMVLSRVDEQHFSKSSGQVVGLQDLQRHASNILAGLYSLGGAPDVAIIERLIEFNPLFKSFSHEGVPDIRVIIFKGFPVMAMMRLATRDSDGKANLHQGAIGVGLDIATGKPLHAVQHGKSILTHPDTGQALSELKVDHWQELLTLAASCYEMSGLGYLGADIVLDNTRGPMLLELNARPGLSIQVANGVGLLHRLKPIEKIDRSILNRDAAARVAFAQDAFASDSLIEDRI, from the coding sequence ATGATTTATCCATGGATACTCAAACAGCGCGGCATACTCGGTATGAACAAACGTAATATCGATTACATAAGTCGATATAATCCACGGCGTTTGTACCCCTTAGTCGATGACAAATTACAATCTAAACTGCTTGCAGAAGAAGCGAACATTCCAGTGCCCGAGCTGATTACGACACTAAAGAGTCAGCATGATGTTGCGTACTTGAAAAATAAACTCGAAGGCTGCTCTGGGTTCGCCATCAAACCCGCAAAAGGCAGTGGCGGCAAGGGCATTATGGTACTTTCACGCGTCGACGAGCAACACTTTAGCAAGAGCAGCGGGCAGGTCGTCGGCTTGCAAGATTTACAACGTCATGCTTCGAATATTCTGGCAGGTCTTTATAGTCTTGGGGGTGCTCCTGATGTGGCAATCATTGAAAGGCTGATCGAATTCAATCCTCTATTTAAGTCGTTTTCTCATGAAGGCGTGCCTGATATTCGCGTTATCATTTTCAAAGGTTTTCCTGTCATGGCCATGATGCGCCTTGCAACACGAGACTCAGATGGCAAAGCTAATCTTCATCAAGGAGCTATTGGTGTGGGATTAGATATAGCCACAGGGAAGCCATTACATGCGGTACAACACGGTAAGAGTATTCTGACTCACCCAGACACGGGACAAGCCTTGAGTGAACTCAAAGTCGATCATTGGCAAGAACTACTCACCCTTGCAGCCAGTTGTTATGAAATGTCTGGCTTAGGATATTTAGGTGCTGATATCGTATTAGACAACACCCGTGGCCCCATGCTTTTAGAGTTAAATGCCAGGCCTGGACTTTCTATACAAGTCGCTAATGGTGTCGGCCTGCTGCATCGCTTGAAGCCAATTGAAAAGATTGATCGATCAATACTAAATCGGGACGCTGCTGCTCGAGTGGCTTTTGCACAAGACGCATTCGCTAGCGATAGCCTGATCGAAGATCGTATTTAA
- a CDS encoding inactive transglutaminase family protein — MTRFGFPSRLSFYFFILLIFIVGIVLILQRHWVYDVPLLYGETKTIWSIEAKVEFMAEDKPVKVSMARPPNQEGFTVLKEAAASPGYGLHFLDGDRPQAQWSIRNANGKQTLFYRAEVLVNEQEQAETIKAPKVPYVTLPQPFDKTADAILADVYSASSDNFSFTRELLSRFEFEKENQQISLLRNHYNESLPVLITKMLHKANIPASIIYGLELEDGRRRQSLVPMLRVWNGDDHQLFFYPSDSFSEYSTHADKPFLLWQKVASPIIEVTGGTQSDIHFSMIKREESTYANISQTLSSQYDFMNFSIHSLPIEEQAMFKTILLIPIGALIVCILRIFIGIRTSGTFMPVLIALAFIQTSLITGLVGFILVVTAGLFIRSYLSKLNLLLVARITAVIISVIAIISLFSVLAFKLGLTEGLKITFFPMIILSWTIERMSILWEEEGGKEVMIQGGGSLLTAVLVYWAMNDPWIRHLTFNFIGIQFIVLSCILLIGSYTGYRVLELFRFKALSK, encoded by the coding sequence ATGACTCGCTTCGGATTTCCCTCTCGACTTTCATTTTACTTTTTTATCTTACTGATTTTTATCGTCGGTATCGTTCTGATTTTACAGCGTCACTGGGTATATGATGTACCGCTTTTGTATGGTGAAACAAAAACGATTTGGTCAATTGAAGCTAAAGTTGAATTCATGGCAGAAGACAAACCAGTAAAAGTAAGTATGGCGCGACCACCAAATCAGGAAGGGTTTACGGTATTGAAAGAAGCGGCTGCTTCTCCAGGTTATGGACTGCACTTTTTGGATGGTGATCGACCGCAAGCACAATGGAGCATCCGTAATGCGAATGGCAAGCAGACCCTTTTCTATCGAGCTGAAGTTTTAGTCAATGAGCAGGAGCAGGCAGAAACAATTAAAGCTCCTAAAGTTCCTTACGTCACACTCCCTCAACCTTTTGATAAAACGGCAGACGCAATTCTCGCAGATGTTTACAGTGCTTCGTCAGATAACTTCAGTTTCACTCGTGAATTGTTAAGTCGATTTGAATTCGAAAAAGAAAACCAGCAAATAAGTTTATTACGCAACCATTATAATGAATCCTTGCCAGTACTTATTACAAAAATGTTGCACAAAGCGAACATCCCGGCCAGCATTATTTATGGTTTGGAATTAGAGGATGGCCGACGCCGTCAATCTCTGGTCCCCATGCTGAGAGTTTGGAATGGTGATGATCACCAGCTATTCTTTTATCCCTCCGATTCTTTTTCTGAGTATAGTACTCATGCTGACAAGCCTTTTTTACTTTGGCAAAAAGTTGCATCGCCCATTATTGAGGTAACAGGAGGGACCCAATCAGATATTCACTTCTCGATGATCAAACGAGAAGAATCAACCTACGCAAACATTTCTCAAACGTTATCCAGTCAATACGATTTTATGAATTTTTCTATTCATAGCCTTCCAATTGAAGAGCAAGCTATGTTTAAAACAATTCTACTCATTCCGATTGGCGCCTTAATCGTTTGTATTCTTAGAATCTTTATTGGCATTCGAACGTCAGGCACATTTATGCCGGTGCTCATTGCGCTGGCATTCATACAAACATCACTTATAACCGGCTTAGTTGGCTTTATTCTTGTGGTTACAGCAGGATTGTTTATTCGTAGTTATCTATCGAAATTAAACTTGTTGCTCGTTGCTCGAATAACCGCTGTCATCATTTCGGTCATTGCAATCATTAGTTTATTTAGCGTTCTCGCGTTCAAACTTGGCTTAACCGAAGGCTTAAAGATCACTTTCTTCCCTATGATTATTTTATCTTGGACCATAGAACGAATGTCCATCCTTTGGGAAGAAGAAGGTGGTAAAGAAGTAATGATTCAAGGAGGCGGCAGTTTACTTACCGCAGTGTTAGTTTACTGGGCGATGAACGATCCATGGATTCGCCATTTGACATTCAATTTCATTGGCATCCAGTTCATCGTTTTGTCCTGTATTTTATTGATCGGCTCCTACACAGGTTACAGAGTGTTAGAACTATTTCGCTTCAAAGCATTGAGTAAGTAG
- a CDS encoding ATP-dependent zinc protease family protein translates to MIIRSAFIAALSSLSLTISGCAVWPSQEHVAVTNASIAEQIKAHCSQLSTSSQSTDKLEISLIKEQQKQLNTMNEQLERIIAATPGFLNSECSADQSNDAYKNRTIVGSKEWIYVSPPGHHYQARIDSGAATSSLSAVDIEYFDRDSERWVRFVLQHDDESESASLEAKLIRHVLIKQSSSPEPDRRPVVSLTVQLGNDLRYDTEFTLTDRSQMTYPILIGREFLRDITLIDVGREFIHSKYKPKDSGDKQ, encoded by the coding sequence ATGATCATCCGTTCTGCTTTTATTGCCGCACTCAGTTCATTATCACTGACCATTTCTGGATGTGCAGTTTGGCCAAGCCAAGAACATGTTGCAGTCACCAATGCAAGCATCGCAGAGCAAATTAAAGCTCACTGTTCTCAATTGAGTACTTCATCACAGTCAACCGACAAACTCGAAATTTCGCTGATAAAAGAACAGCAAAAACAATTAAACACCATGAATGAACAACTTGAGCGGATTATAGCGGCTACTCCAGGGTTTCTAAATAGCGAGTGCAGCGCAGATCAAAGTAACGATGCCTATAAAAATCGAACCATTGTCGGTTCTAAAGAGTGGATCTATGTATCTCCGCCTGGACACCACTACCAAGCCCGCATTGATAGCGGTGCTGCAACATCATCTCTTAGTGCAGTTGATATCGAGTACTTCGATCGTGATAGTGAACGCTGGGTTCGCTTTGTATTGCAGCATGATGATGAATCTGAATCGGCTAGCCTTGAAGCAAAGTTAATTCGCCATGTGTTAATCAAGCAATCATCAAGTCCAGAGCCGGATCGACGTCCTGTCGTCTCTCTTACTGTGCAGCTAGGCAATGATCTACGCTACGATACTGAATTTACTTTGACCGATCGCTCTCAAATGACTTACCCAATCTTGATTGGTCGCGAATTCTTGCGTGACATTACGCTTATTGATGTGGGTAGAGAGTTCATACATTCGAAATATAAGCCAAAAGATTCCGGAGACAAACAATAA
- a CDS encoding valine--tRNA ligase yields the protein MDKTYQPHEIEKSWYQTWEDKGYFAPQGGDDSFCIMIPPPNVTGSLHMGHGFNNAVMDCMVRYNRMKGKNTLWQPGTDHAGIATQMVVERQLAAQGQDRKALGREKFLEKVWEWKDHSGGTITQQIRRLGSSVDWSRERFTMDDGLSNAVQEVFVRLYKEDLIYRGKRLVNWDPKLHTAISDLEVENKDKKGHMWHFRYPLADGVTTSTGANYIVVATTRPETMLGDTGVAVNPEDPRYKDLIGKEIELPLVGRRIPIVADEHADMEKGTGCVKITPAHDFNDYEVGKRNNLPMINVLTYNAEIRAEAEVFDSKGEASDAYSRELPQEFAGMDRFEARKAIVAKLDELGLLDEVKDHDLTVPYGDRGGVVIEPMLTDQWYVRVESLAKPAIEAVEKGDIEFVPKSYENMYFSWMRDLQDWCISRQLWWGHRIPAWYDEQGNAYVGRSEAEVRKDNNLGDDIKLSQDEDVLDTWFSSALWTFSTLGWPEETPELKTFHPTDVLVTGFDIIFFWVARMIMMTLKFTGEVPFKTVYVHGLVRDQEGQKMSKSKGNVLDPLDIIDGIELESLVEKRTSGMMQPQMAAKIEKQTRKHFPDGIAAYGTDALRFTFLSLASTGRDIKFDMSRLEGYRNFCNKLWNATRYVLMNVEQEEGIALTAQQIDDLNNGDVELSLADRWIISRLQLAEKTVVDALDGYRFDHAAQAIYEFVWNEYCDWYLELSKPVLWDDNASDAQKRGTRRTLVNVLEAILRMSHPMMPYITEEIWQTIGPIAGKSGDTIMLAQYPQADETKIDAQADTDIEWLKGVITGIRNIRADMGIGPGKPVKCFFKDGNADDQRRLEANQTFLKNLAKLEEITWLNQGDKAPLASTALVGEMEVLIPMAGNIDVDAEVNRLSKAIEKNQKELDRVSGKLNNPKFVDKAPADVIEKEKAKLADFESTHAKLAEQLEAIKAL from the coding sequence ATGGACAAGACATATCAGCCTCACGAAATCGAGAAATCTTGGTATCAAACTTGGGAAGACAAAGGCTACTTCGCCCCACAAGGTGGTGACGATAGCTTCTGTATCATGATCCCACCGCCAAACGTCACTGGCTCACTGCACATGGGTCATGGGTTTAACAATGCGGTCATGGACTGCATGGTGCGCTACAACCGTATGAAGGGTAAGAACACCCTATGGCAGCCAGGCACCGACCACGCGGGCATCGCTACACAGATGGTCGTGGAACGTCAGTTGGCCGCACAAGGCCAAGACCGCAAAGCATTAGGCCGTGAGAAATTCCTAGAAAAAGTTTGGGAATGGAAAGACCACAGCGGTGGCACCATCACTCAACAAATCCGTCGCCTTGGCTCTTCTGTGGATTGGAGCCGTGAGCGCTTCACTATGGATGACGGCTTAAGCAACGCCGTTCAAGAAGTATTTGTTCGCTTATATAAAGAAGACCTCATTTATCGCGGTAAACGCCTAGTAAACTGGGATCCGAAACTGCACACTGCGATCTCGGATCTGGAAGTGGAAAACAAGGATAAAAAAGGTCACATGTGGCACTTCCGTTATCCTCTAGCGGATGGCGTTACCACCTCCACTGGCGCGAACTATATCGTCGTCGCCACTACGCGTCCTGAGACCATGCTAGGTGATACAGGTGTAGCCGTTAACCCCGAAGATCCTCGCTACAAAGATTTAATTGGTAAAGAAATCGAATTACCTTTGGTGGGTCGTCGCATTCCGATTGTGGCAGACGAACACGCCGACATGGAAAAAGGCACAGGTTGCGTAAAAATTACGCCTGCCCACGACTTTAACGACTATGAAGTGGGCAAGCGTAACAACCTGCCCATGATTAACGTATTAACCTACAACGCTGAAATCCGCGCTGAAGCAGAAGTATTCGATAGCAAAGGCGAAGCAAGCGATGCATACAGCCGCGAACTGCCACAAGAATTTGCCGGAATGGATCGCTTTGAAGCGCGTAAAGCCATCGTTGCCAAATTAGATGAACTGGGTTTATTAGACGAAGTAAAAGATCACGATCTTACCGTGCCGTATGGTGATCGCGGTGGCGTTGTCATTGAGCCGATGCTAACAGACCAATGGTATGTGCGTGTGGAAAGCCTCGCAAAGCCAGCTATCGAAGCCGTTGAAAAAGGCGATATTGAATTTGTACCTAAAAGCTATGAGAACATGTATTTCTCATGGATGCGCGATCTACAAGACTGGTGTATTTCCCGTCAGCTATGGTGGGGCCACCGTATTCCAGCTTGGTATGACGAGCAAGGCAATGCCTATGTCGGTCGTAGCGAAGCTGAAGTGCGCAAAGATAATAACCTAGGCGATGATATCAAACTTAGCCAAGACGAAGACGTATTGGACACATGGTTTAGTTCAGCTCTTTGGACGTTCTCCACTTTAGGCTGGCCCGAAGAAACACCTGAGCTAAAAACCTTTCATCCGACGGATGTATTGGTAACAGGTTTCGACATTATCTTCTTCTGGGTTGCACGCATGATCATGATGACCTTGAAGTTCACTGGCGAAGTGCCTTTTAAGACGGTTTATGTACACGGTTTGGTTCGTGACCAAGAAGGCCAGAAGATGTCGAAGTCCAAAGGTAATGTATTGGATCCACTGGACATCATTGACGGCATCGAGCTAGAAAGCCTAGTAGAAAAACGTACGAGCGGTATGATGCAGCCACAAATGGCCGCCAAGATTGAAAAGCAAACCCGCAAGCATTTCCCTGACGGCATTGCTGCTTACGGAACTGATGCATTGCGCTTCACATTCTTGTCTTTGGCCTCTACCGGCCGTGATATCAAGTTTGATATGAGCCGCTTGGAAGGCTACCGCAACTTCTGTAACAAGCTTTGGAACGCAACACGCTATGTTCTAATGAACGTTGAACAAGAAGAAGGCATTGCGTTAACGGCTCAACAGATTGATGATTTAAATAACGGTGACGTTGAGCTTTCGTTGGCGGATCGTTGGATCATCTCTCGCCTCCAGCTAGCAGAAAAAACCGTTGTAGATGCACTCGATGGCTACCGCTTTGACCATGCAGCTCAGGCTATTTATGAGTTTGTTTGGAATGAGTACTGTGACTGGTATCTGGAACTTTCGAAACCTGTACTCTGGGACGACAACGCCAGCGACGCGCAAAAGCGCGGTACTCGCCGTACGCTCGTCAATGTACTAGAAGCGATCTTGCGCATGTCTCACCCGATGATGCCTTACATCACAGAAGAGATCTGGCAAACCATTGGCCCTATCGCTGGCAAAAGTGGCGATACCATTATGCTGGCGCAATACCCGCAAGCGGATGAGACTAAAATCGACGCACAAGCGGATACGGATATTGAATGGTTGAAAGGTGTCATCACGGGTATTCGTAACATCCGTGCCGACATGGGTATTGGTCCTGGCAAACCAGTTAAATGCTTCTTCAAAGACGGCAACGCTGATGATCAACGTCGCTTAGAAGCCAACCAAACGTTCTTGAAGAATCTTGCCAAGCTTGAAGAAATTACTTGGTTGAATCAAGGTGACAAAGCACCGCTTGCCTCGACCGCACTGGTAGGCGAGATGGAAGTATTGATCCCTATGGCCGGCAACATTGATGTTGATGCTGAAGTCAATCGCCTAAGCAAAGCCATTGAGAAGAACCAAAAAGAGTTGGATAGAGTCAGTGGCAAGCTGAATAACCCTAAGTTTGTGGATAAAGCTCCAGCCGACGTGATCGAAAAAGAGAAAGCTAAATTGGCTGACTTTGAAAGCACTCACGCAAAATTGGCAGAACAGTTAGAAGCAATTAAAGCGCTTTAA
- a CDS encoding DNA polymerase III subunit chi, giving the protein MTSIDFYILGHSQQQARLSFACRLAEKAFKEGRQIYVHAQDEQQAKQLDDLMWEYKPESFLPHQIVGEQASQTQVEIGWQDHPSHHFDVLINLVSPQPSFFSRFDRVLEIVIQDETSLAQSRAHYKFYRDRGYEVTHRDLRG; this is encoded by the coding sequence ATGACGTCCATCGATTTTTACATTTTAGGCCACAGCCAACAGCAAGCTCGCTTAAGCTTTGCGTGTCGCTTAGCTGAAAAAGCCTTTAAGGAAGGTCGACAAATATATGTTCATGCACAAGATGAGCAGCAGGCCAAGCAACTAGACGACCTCATGTGGGAATACAAACCAGAGTCCTTTCTTCCCCACCAAATCGTTGGAGAGCAAGCCTCTCAAACTCAAGTGGAGATTGGCTGGCAAGATCACCCAAGTCACCACTTTGATGTACTTATCAACCTAGTCAGCCCTCAACCTAGCTTCTTTAGCCGCTTTGATCGTGTCTTGGAAATCGTCATTCAAGATGAAACCAGTCTTGCTCAATCACGTGCCCACTACAAGTTTTATCGCGACCGTGGTTATGAGGTTACTCATCGTGACTTACGCGGCTAA